GCGCGTCAGCGCGATCGATGTCATCATCACCAGGGTCATCTGCAGGATGACGCCGAGCAGGCCGGGGACGATGTTGTATTGCGAGATGCCTTCGGGATTGTAGCGCTGGTGCACCACCACATCGAGCTGGCCCCTGGCGGTCTCAGTCGCCGCCTCCTGCATGCCTTGCGCCCGAAGCAGCGCCTGGCTGGCCACTTTGCTCAGCGTCGAGATGGCGCCGCTGGCGGCGGCCGGGTCGGTGGCGTCGGCCTCGATCAGGATCTGCGGGTTGTCGCCGCGCTCCACCCGGCGGCCGAAATCGGCCGGGATGGTGACGACGAAGGCGACATCGCCGCGCGCCATCAGGAATTCGGCAGCCTCGGCACTTTGCGCAACATGGTCGAAGCGGTAGTAGCCGGTCGTCTGCAGGGCCGCGACAATGGCGCGGGTGTAGGGGTCGTTGCTGGTCGCCACCAGTGCGGCAGGCAGGCTTTTGGGATCGTTGTTGATGGCGTAGCCGAACAGCACCAGCTGTAAAAGCGGCACGCCCAGCATCATGGCGAAGGTGATGCGGTCGCGCCGCATCTGGATGAATTCCTTGACCAGCAGCGCACCGAGCCTGGCGAAGGAGAAGACGCTGTTCATGCCATATTGTCCTTCGAGCCGGACATGAACTGGATGAACACATCCTCGAGGCTGGTCTCGCCGGGTTTTACGCTGACGCCCTTGTGCTCCTTCTCGACATCGGCAAGCGCCTTTTCGAGCTTTGCCTTGTCGGAGCCGACGACATGCAGCGTGGCGCCGAACGGCGCCACCTGGTCGACGCCCGGCCGCCCCTTCAGTGCATCGGCGACCTGATCGAGGTGCGGCCCCTGCAGCACGAAAGTGGTCAACCCGGCGTTCTTCACCACCTCATCCACCGTGCCGGTGGCCAGCATCTTGCCGTAGGAGATGTAGCTGATGCGGTGGCAGCGCTCGGCTTCGTCCATGTAGTGGGTGGACACCAGCACGGTCAGACCGCCGCTCGCCAGCCGGTGGATCTCGTCCCAGAATTCGCGCCGCGCCTTCGGATCGACGCCGGCGGTCGGCTCGTCGAGCAGCAGCAGCTTCGGCTTGTGCATGATGCAGGCGGCCAGTGCCAGCCGCTGCTTCCAGCCGCCCGACAGCGTGCCGGCGAGCTGGTTGCGGCGGCTCGTCAGGCCAAGCTCTTCCAGCGTTTTCGACACATGCTCCTCGACCGGCTTCAGCCGGTAGAGCCGCGCCACGAATTCGAGATTCTCGCCGATCGTCAAATCCTCGTAGAACGAGAATTTCTGCGTCATGTAGCCGACTTCGCGCTTGATGCGGAGCGACTCGGTGCGGATGTTGAAACCCAGCACCGTACCTTCGCCCTCGTCGGGCGTCAGCAGGCCGCACATGATGCGGATGGTCGTCGTCTTGCCGGACCCGTTGGGCCCGAGAAAGCCGACGATCTCGCCCTCGGCCACCGTCATCGTCACATGGTCGACGACAGTCTTGTCGCCGAAGCGCTTGACCAGGCCATGAACGTCGATGGCGTTCATTTTGCGGAGGCCGCCAGCTCGACATCGACGATCTGTCCCGGCTGCAGCGCTTGCGCCTTGCCCTCAGGCCGCGCCTCGACGAGGTAGACCAGCTTCTGCCGGTTCTCGAGCGAGTAGATCACCGGCGGGGTGAATTCCGGGTCGGGCGAGACATAGCTGACGCGCGCCTTCACCTCCGGCCCGCAGCCGTCGCAATGGACGACAAGCAGCGTGCCGACCTTGATCGACGAGAACGCACTTTCCGGGACATAGACGCTGAGCTTTACCGCACCGTCCGGCAACATCGAAATGACAGGCGCGGTCGGACCGGCGGTGTCGCCGGGATTGCGGATGACGTCATTGATGCGGCCGGGCGAGGGTGCCGCCAGCACGCGCTTCGACAGCCGCCACTCAGACTGCTTCAACGCCGACTGCGCCTGTTTGACCTGATTGTCTGCCGCCTTGATCGTTTCGGGACGCGCAGGCAGACCGCCGACGGCAAGGTTGGCCTGCGCCTGGCCGACCTGCGCATTGGCGGTCTCCAGCGTCGCGGCGGCGGTGTCGTAGTCGGCCTGCGTGCCGGCGCCACGCTTGAACAGGTCGGCGGCGCGGTCGTATTTGCGCTTGGCATCCGTGGCCTGGGCCTTGGCCATGTCGACCTCGGCCTTCAGCACCGCGATCTCCTCCGGCCGCTTGCCGATCTGCAGGTCGGCAAGCTGCGCCTGCGCCTGGGCGAGCGCGGCCCCTGCCTGGGCGACGGCGATTTTTGCGTCGGCGCTTTCGAGAGTCACCACCGGCGTGCCTGATACAACACGGTCGCCGCGCTTGACCGCGACGGTCTCGACCTGCGCCACTTCGATCGGCGCCAGCAACACATAGTCGCCCTCGACATAGCCGACGGCAAGCGGCGCTGCCGGCGCGCAGGCGCCGAACAGCTGGGCCGCGAGCGGCAGGGAACAGAGAAAACTCATCGCTTGCCCTCCTTGCGGGCGACCGGATTTCGGGCCGCCAGTATGGCGCCAAGATTGCTTGTGACCGCCGCCACCACCTTGGCGGCTTCGGTGTTACCGATCTCGCGCCAGCCCATACGACGCATCACTGCTTCGCGGCCGATGCGGAAATAGATGACCTGGCCGATCAGCGTGAAGACCACGAGCTTGGTGGCCTCGCTTTCGGCCGGCTCGCCCGTCGCCTGTTCCCAGATCTGGCAGAGGCGGCGATGCGTCGGTTCGAACACCCCGTCATAGATGCGGTCGAGGGCGGCCGTCGGATGCGTCAATTCCCTAAGTACAAATTGTACGATATCGCCAGCTTCCGGCCGGGCGACGATAAATCCTACCATCCGCTCCAATGCGGTCGAGAGCTGCGCCCGCGCCGTCTCTGAACTGGCTTGACCTTGCAGCTGCATGCCGCCGAGCGCCTGGCCGGCAACCGCCTGGATGGTCTTTACGATGTGGTCGGCGGCGGCCCCGCGGAGCCCTTCCTTGCCGCCGAAATGATAGGCGATGGAGCCGATGTTGGCCTTCGCCTCCGCCGCGATCTCGCGCGTCGAGGTGCCGTCGAAGCCCTGCCGCCCGAACAGTTTGAGCGCGGCCAGCACCAGTGCGGCGCGCGTCTGCTCGGCGGGCGATGTCTCCTGGCGGGGCATTTTGTCGGGCGCGGATTTGATCATGTCGGCCTGTTTAATCAATCGATTGATTAAAGTCAAATTGATTATCTACGGCCGCTTGCCATGTCGAGCCGCAGACGCTTTAGTGCGCGGCCATGGGCAAGGAAGTCGAACGCAAGTTCCTGGTCTCCAGCGCCGAATGGCTAGAAATGGCCGAGGCGAATATACGCATTCGCCAGTTCTATCTTGCCGCAGCACCTGGCCGCACCGTGCGCGTGCGCATCAGCGACGGCAGTTCGGCGAAGCTGACGCTTAAATTCGGCAGCAAGATCCGCGAGCGCGACGAATACGAATATGAAATTCCTCTGACTGATGCCGAGGAGATGCTGGCCTTCGCCATCGGACATGTCATCGAGAAGACACGCCACCATGTTAGGCATCGCGGCTATCTCTACGAAGTCGATGTTTTCGGCGGGATCCTAGCCGGCCTTGTGGTGGCCGAACTGGAGACGCCGGAGGATGTACCTGACGAAATGCTGCCCGATTGGCTCGGCCGCGAAGTGACCGGCGAGCAGAGATTTTACAACGCGTCGCTCGCCCTAGAGCCGGATGATTTTAGGTCGGGTCGACCTAAAATCGGAATCCGGCTCTAATCAAAAGAGATGGAGCATGATGTCGTCCGAAAACCGCTTCACACTTTTCGGCATCATGCTCTAGGGGGATTCCGGAGATCGCCGCATGAGCTTTCGCATCGATCCGCGCCTGCCGCTGACCGGCGAGGTCAGGCGTATCCTTGGCGAGGAGATCGGCAAGGCGCTTGCCCATCTGGCCGTCGCGCGCGACCAGCCGGAGCAGGCATTGCACAAATGCCGCAAGCGGCTGAAGAGCGCGCGCGCCTTGCTGCGGCTGGTCCGTTCCGGAAATGAAACATTCTGTCGGACTGAGAACCAATGCTACCGTCAGGTGGCGGCGCTGCTTGCCGGGCCGCGCGAGGCGACCGCGCTGGTCGAGACCGTCGACCGGCTGGCAGCCGCCTTTCCCGAGCAGGTTGCCGGCGGCGGCCTCGACAGCGTGCGCGACCGGCTGATTGCCCGCCAGCATGAAATGCATGCCGGCGCCGGCCTCGACGCCGCCATAGGCGCGGCCACCGCCGCCTGCGAGGAAGGCCTCATCAGGATAGAGCGGCTGCTGCTCCCCGATCTGCCTGAGCATGCAGCCGATGTGCTTGCGGAAGGCGCTCGCAAGACCTTGCGCCGTGCCAGGAAGGCGCTGGACCGGGCGGGATCGCGCGGCGAAGCAGAGGATTTCCACGATCTGCGCAAGGCTGCCAAGACCCACTCGATGCATTTGTCGCTGCTCGGCCGGCTGTGGCCGACGCCGATCAAGGTGCGGCGCAAGGCGGTCGACGAACTGGGCGAAAGGCTCGGCGAACTGCACGACGTCTTCGTCATGCGCGTGTTGCTCGAGGCCGACGGTGAGCCGCTCGGCGATGCGCAGGACACAAGGCTTCTTGGCAAGCTTTTGAAGCGCTCGGAAAAAAGCCTGAAGAAGAGCTGCCTCGCCGGAGCGGCCGAGCTGTTCGGCGACAGCCCCAAGCGCTCGACAAAGAAACTCGCGCGCAATGTGCGCGACGACCTCGCCGGCCCGGTATTGTCGAAAGAGGTCCCGGTCGGTTGATCATGGCCGAGGACGTCACCTCGTGCTAGTCACACTTTACCATGACCGCGCCGCGCGACACGCTTCTCGACCGACTTGGCCGCTGGCTTGCCGGCCGGCTGCAGGACGAATCCTCGGGCTATGAGCCCTACACGCCGTCCGACGCCGAGACGTTGCGGCGCACGCTCGAACCCGGCGACATCCTGCTCATCGAAGGCAACCAGAAGATCTCCGCGGCCATCAAATACCTGACACAGTCGACCTGGTCGCATGCGGCCTTCTATATCGGCGATGCGTTGTCCGAACCGGAGGACGGATCGGAACGGCGTCGGCTGATCGAAGTCACGCTAGGCGAAGGCTGTGTCGCCGTGCCGCTGTCGCGCTACCGCACCTACAACACCCGTATCTGCCGGGCGAGCGGGCTGGCGCCGGAAGACCGCGACCATGTCGTCGCCTTCATGATCGGCAAGCTCGGCCTGAAATACGATCTCAAGAACATCTTCGACATGCTGCGCTTTTTCCTGCCGACGCCACCGGTGCCGGTGCGCTGGCGCCGCCGCATGCTGGCTTTCGGTTCCGGCGATCCGACGCGCGCCATTTGCTCGACGCTGATCGCCGAAGCCTATGGTGAGATCCGCTACCCGATCCTG
This region of Mesorhizobium sp. C432A genomic DNA includes:
- a CDS encoding DUF1956 domain-containing protein; translated protein: MIKSAPDKMPRQETSPAEQTRAALVLAALKLFGRQGFDGTSTREIAAEAKANIGSIAYHFGGKEGLRGAAADHIVKTIQAVAGQALGGMQLQGQASSETARAQLSTALERMVGFIVARPEAGDIVQFVLRELTHPTAALDRIYDGVFEPTHRRLCQIWEQATGEPAESEATKLVVFTLIGQVIYFRIGREAVMRRMGWREIGNTEAAKVVAAVTSNLGAILAARNPVARKEGKR
- a CDS encoding ABC transporter permease, with translation MNSVFSFARLGALLVKEFIQMRRDRITFAMMLGVPLLQLVLFGYAINNDPKSLPAALVATSNDPYTRAIVAALQTTGYYRFDHVAQSAEAAEFLMARGDVAFVVTIPADFGRRVERGDNPQILIEADATDPAAASGAISTLSKVASQALLRAQGMQEAATETARGQLDVVVHQRYNPEGISQYNIVPGLLGVILQMTLVMMTSIALTRETERGTMENLLAMPSSPFEIMLGKVLPYLVVGGVQVVVVLAASKLLFAIPFTGSMSLLLTAVLVFVLALVLLGYTISTIARTQMQALQLTFFFFLPSILLSGFMFPYRGMPGWAQTFGEIFPLTHFLRITRAVMLKGAELPAVAGEIAWLVGFVALFAGVALVRFRRTLD
- a CDS encoding HlyD family efflux transporter periplasmic adaptor subunit, producing MSFLCSLPLAAQLFGACAPAAPLAVGYVEGDYVLLAPIEVAQVETVAVKRGDRVVSGTPVVTLESADAKIAVAQAGAALAQAQAQLADLQIGKRPEEIAVLKAEVDMAKAQATDAKRKYDRAADLFKRGAGTQADYDTAAATLETANAQVGQAQANLAVGGLPARPETIKAADNQVKQAQSALKQSEWRLSKRVLAAPSPGRINDVIRNPGDTAGPTAPVISMLPDGAVKLSVYVPESAFSSIKVGTLLVVHCDGCGPEVKARVSYVSPDPEFTPPVIYSLENRQKLVYLVEARPEGKAQALQPGQIVDVELAASAK
- a CDS encoding ABC transporter ATP-binding protein, translating into MNAIDVHGLVKRFGDKTVVDHVTMTVAEGEIVGFLGPNGSGKTTTIRIMCGLLTPDEGEGTVLGFNIRTESLRIKREVGYMTQKFSFYEDLTIGENLEFVARLYRLKPVEEHVSKTLEELGLTSRRNQLAGTLSGGWKQRLALAACIMHKPKLLLLDEPTAGVDPKARREFWDEIHRLASGGLTVLVSTHYMDEAERCHRISYISYGKMLATGTVDEVVKNAGLTTFVLQGPHLDQVADALKGRPGVDQVAPFGATLHVVGSDKAKLEKALADVEKEHKGVSVKPGETSLEDVFIQFMSGSKDNMA
- a CDS encoding CYTH domain-containing protein, with protein sequence MGKEVERKFLVSSAEWLEMAEANIRIRQFYLAAAPGRTVRVRISDGSSAKLTLKFGSKIRERDEYEYEIPLTDAEEMLAFAIGHVIEKTRHHVRHRGYLYEVDVFGGILAGLVVAELETPEDVPDEMLPDWLGREVTGEQRFYNASLALEPDDFRSGRPKIGIRL
- a CDS encoding CHAD domain-containing protein; protein product: MSFRIDPRLPLTGEVRRILGEEIGKALAHLAVARDQPEQALHKCRKRLKSARALLRLVRSGNETFCRTENQCYRQVAALLAGPREATALVETVDRLAAAFPEQVAGGGLDSVRDRLIARQHEMHAGAGLDAAIGAATAACEEGLIRIERLLLPDLPEHAADVLAEGARKTLRRARKALDRAGSRGEAEDFHDLRKAAKTHSMHLSLLGRLWPTPIKVRRKAVDELGERLGELHDVFVMRVLLEADGEPLGDAQDTRLLGKLLKRSEKSLKKSCLAGAAELFGDSPKRSTKKLARNVRDDLAGPVLSKEVPVG